The following proteins are co-located in the Hippoglossus stenolepis isolate QCI-W04-F060 chromosome 23, HSTE1.2, whole genome shotgun sequence genome:
- the LOC118102374 gene encoding uncharacterized protein LOC118102374 — protein sequence MTVISSLKVTFGAAPVSSSNSSNSSLHPLNIFCQFANTGNVTFICFTSANILLLLPLYILVLYTGVQQWRCQRSVQGGRSTSQSDLFTYNMVAMELVGLFGLFFYSYGIYADSSKMLRLGTLAFYFVFPGQSLFHCLVCVEHYLAVVHPITYLRLKETKIRIISIGCVWLLCSLWIAVRAICCHSVPTVLFLCILGFSIILVLFCNLSVLHVLIRPRPGEVGGGRDGVDQSKQRAFRIIMAIFGALLSRFVGFFMSFTLANMVFLRRDLCVLLNSGIWLTLPGSLVLPLLFLHRAGKLACCRQSR from the coding sequence ATGACTGTCATCTCTTCTCTCAAAGTTACCTTTGGTGCTgctcccgtctcctcctccaactcctCCAACTCCTCCCTACATCCTCTCAACATTTTTTGTCAATTTGCCAACACAGGCAATGTCACATTCATATGCTTCACCTCCGccaacatcctcctcctcctccctctctacaTCCTGGTTCTCTACACGGGGGTCCAGCAATGGAGGTGTCAGCGCTCCGTGCAGGGAGGAAGATCAACAAGTCAATCTGACCTCTTCACCTACAACATGGTCGCGATGGAGCTTGTTGGTCTCTTCGGATTATTCTTCTACAGTTATGGAATCTACGCAGACTCTAGTAAGATGCTGAGGTTGGGGACTCTAGCATTCTATTTTGTCTTCCCTGGACAGAGCTTATTTCACTGCCTTGTCTGTGTGGAGCACTACCTTGCTGTAGTCCACCCCATCACCTACTTGCGCCTGAAGGAAACCAAGATCAGAATAATTAGCATTGGTTGTGTTTGGCTGCTGTGCTCACTCTGGATTGCTGTAAGAGCCATTTGCTGCCATAGTGTTCCAACGGTCTTGTTTCTCTGCATCCTGGGCTTTTCCATAATCTTGGTGTTATTCTGCAATCTTTCTGTTCTCCATGTTCTGATTCGCCCCAGGCCTGGGGAGGTGGGTGGAGGCAGGGATGGGGTTGACCAATCAAAGCAGAGAGCTTTCCGCATCATCATGGCTATATTTGGAGCACTGTTGTCCAGATTTGTTGGATTTTTCATGTCGTTCACCTTAGCAAATATGGTGTTCCTGCGtagagatttgtgtgtgttgctgaatTCTGGAATCTGGTTGACTCTGCCCGGCAGTCTGGTTCTGCCTCTGCTGTTTCTGCACAGGGCAGGGAAGTTAGCATGTTGTAGGCAGAGCCGATAA